The following are encoded in a window of Haloarcula halophila genomic DNA:
- a CDS encoding A/G-specific adenine glycosylase gives MTEQSEPATHLPADVDAVQTALVEWYEDDHRAFPWRETEDPYEILVSEVMSQQTQLNRVVDAWTEFLDRWPTAADLSAADRADVVSFWTDHSLGYNNRAKYLHEAARQITEDRDGEWPRDPDGLSELMGVGPYTANAVASFAFNNGDAVVDTNVKRVLYRAFDVPDEDDVFERVASALMPAGESRVWNNAVMELGGVACGKKPRCDEEGCPWREWCHAYQTGDFTAPDVPEQPSFEGSRRQFRGRIVSVLSDHGELAVDDLGPRIRVDYVPDSDGEGSREWLAGLLSDLDRDGLVAFDEGAGTVALSR, from the coding sequence ATGACCGAGCAGTCCGAACCGGCGACACACCTCCCGGCCGATGTCGACGCCGTCCAGACGGCTCTCGTCGAGTGGTACGAGGACGACCACCGGGCGTTCCCCTGGCGGGAGACCGAGGACCCCTACGAGATTCTCGTCTCCGAGGTGATGAGCCAGCAGACGCAACTGAACCGTGTCGTCGACGCCTGGACGGAGTTCCTCGATCGGTGGCCGACCGCCGCCGACCTCTCGGCCGCCGACCGCGCCGACGTCGTCTCGTTCTGGACGGACCACTCTCTGGGATACAACAACCGCGCGAAGTACCTCCACGAGGCCGCCCGCCAGATCACCGAGGACCGCGACGGCGAGTGGCCACGCGACCCCGACGGACTGTCGGAGTTGATGGGCGTCGGGCCGTACACGGCAAACGCCGTCGCCTCCTTCGCGTTCAACAACGGGGACGCGGTCGTCGACACCAACGTCAAACGGGTCCTCTATCGCGCGTTCGACGTGCCCGACGAGGACGACGTTTTCGAGCGGGTAGCGTCGGCACTCATGCCCGCCGGGGAGTCCCGGGTCTGGAACAACGCCGTCATGGAACTCGGCGGCGTGGCCTGCGGGAAGAAACCCCGGTGCGACGAGGAAGGCTGTCCGTGGCGCGAGTGGTGTCACGCCTACCAGACCGGCGACTTCACCGCGCCAGATGTCCCCGAACAACCGAGTTTCGAGGGGAGTCGACGGCAGTTTCGCGGGCGGATCGTCAGCGTCCTCAGCGATCACGGCGAACTGGCTGTCGACGACCTGGGGCCGCGAATCCGCGTCGACTACGTTCCGGACAGCGACGGTGAAGGAAGCCGGGAGTGGCTCGCTGGGCTGCTCTCGGATCTCGACCGTGACGGACTGGTGGCGTTCGACGAAGGGGCCGGAACGGTCGCCCTCAGTCGGTAA
- a CDS encoding NADPH-dependent FMN reductase, translating to MSRPHVVGLAGSLREGSYTRVGISRALDAAEEAGATTELLDLREYDLPVFDADHREAGDAVALMDAIYEADTILLGTPVYHGSYSAPLKNALDYCGFDEFEHKTVGLLAVAGGGFPITALDHLRSVCRSLNCWVIPHQAAIPRARNSIEDGRIVDEAITERVDTLGEEAVTYANIEPDPPCFESTENIGADD from the coding sequence ATGTCCAGACCACACGTCGTCGGTCTCGCCGGAAGTCTCCGGGAGGGGAGTTACACCCGCGTCGGAATCAGTCGTGCCCTCGATGCCGCCGAAGAGGCGGGCGCAACGACGGAACTGCTCGACCTCAGAGAGTACGATCTCCCGGTGTTCGACGCCGATCACCGCGAGGCCGGCGATGCCGTCGCGCTGATGGACGCCATCTACGAGGCCGACACGATCCTGCTGGGGACGCCAGTGTATCACGGCTCGTACTCGGCGCCGCTGAAGAACGCGCTCGATTACTGTGGTTTCGACGAGTTCGAGCACAAGACGGTCGGATTGTTGGCAGTGGCTGGCGGAGGGTTCCCCATCACCGCTTTGGACCACCTTCGGTCGGTCTGTCGGTCGCTGAACTGCTGGGTGATTCCCCACCAAGCGGCCATCCCGCGGGCCAGAAACAGTATCGAGGACGGACGGATCGTCGACGAGGCCATCACGGAACGGGTCGATACGCTCGGCGAGGAGGCGGTCACGTACGCCAACATCGAACCCGATCCGCCGTGTTTCGAGAGCACCGAGAACATCGGTGCCGACGACTGA
- a CDS encoding YIP1 family protein: MTQWVENPTGGRERGPVAVLRAWGEVLVRPRRFFRTGVAPGDQAPGLVFAAMVVMAEELSRVAVARLATQGVVSTGPFTYPGVAEFSPAIALLVLLAIGMFVMPATVHLTAALQTLFLVVGAPDRGGISETVQVMCYAMAPCLLAGLPFPELRVFVAVWGGVLYVTGLSVVHDLSLPRAAVLGALPAVIVFGYGFRGVLAAGVLLG, translated from the coding sequence GTGACCCAGTGGGTAGAGAACCCGACCGGCGGTCGCGAGCGCGGACCGGTCGCCGTCCTGCGTGCCTGGGGGGAAGTGCTCGTCCGACCGCGGCGGTTCTTCCGGACCGGCGTGGCACCGGGCGACCAGGCACCCGGACTCGTCTTCGCCGCGATGGTCGTCATGGCCGAGGAACTGAGCCGCGTCGCCGTCGCGAGACTGGCCACGCAGGGAGTCGTCTCGACCGGTCCCTTCACGTACCCCGGCGTCGCGGAGTTCTCCCCGGCGATCGCGCTCCTCGTGTTGCTGGCCATCGGGATGTTCGTCATGCCGGCGACCGTCCATCTGACGGCGGCGCTCCAGACGCTGTTCCTCGTCGTCGGCGCGCCCGACCGGGGTGGGATCAGCGAGACCGTTCAGGTCATGTGTTACGCGATGGCACCGTGTCTGTTGGCCGGCCTTCCGTTCCCCGAACTCAGAGTGTTCGTCGCAGTCTGGGGCGGGGTACTGTACGTCACCGGACTGTCGGTGGTCCACGACCTCTCGCTCCCGCGGGCGGCCGTCCTCGGTGCGCTCCCCGCCGTGATCGTCTTCGGCTACGGCTTCCGTGGCGTCCTCGCTGCCGGTGTCCTGCTCGGATGA
- a CDS encoding OB-fold nucleic acid binding domain-containing protein: protein MGSCIICGTSVEGHICDLHEEDALFEFRGNRPDQLTVGRYYRGKVDGFAEFGVFVDIGDSVTGLLHRSELDRRLDSLDWEPGDDVYVQVTNVRDNGNVDLGWSIRQAEREFRGHLVDDPDIGHAVLLEETDDGEEASAEGNEDDGGSTTQTADGGATQVEASAGGVSPAGDADRVAGAGGSVGETSDDDATDTVDDTADDRPSAEGGQDDESSNADDDTADEPPTEEEQTAEDDESAVEYEDATVGELSDRVGDDIRLEGTVVGIRQTSGPTVFELQDSTGTVDCAAFVEAGVRAYPEVEEGDVVRLEGDVRERRGELQVETETLTVLEGEEREAVEQRLADALDDEARPDAVESLAEDAAIAALSGELVEAATQIRKAVLTDRPVIVRHANTADGYLAGSALERATLPLVREQHRRDDAQYHYFDRRPLEGGVYDMDDATKDTTTMLDNRERHGEDLPLFVFVAAGGTRESLDGFDLLDVYGAPSIVIDDVDVDETVTEAVDAVVAPSVVDAPETTATALAANVAAHVNDDVRADLMHLPAVSFWEGAPTAYLDAATDAGYDAEAVTQLREAVALEAHYQSYEDKRELITDLVFGDDEDDVGGLAGHIAEQFREKVDEEVSTARVNLEHRTVNGADIAVLDTDAYVHQYEFPPETLLLDELHREMSEDTDAIVGIATDTLYVRTNADVDIHDLSTEIGEWVPEGGVATRSVREGSIRFLAGARDSVLDATLDRLTDRL, encoded by the coding sequence ATGGGTTCGTGTATCATCTGTGGCACCTCCGTCGAGGGTCACATCTGTGACCTCCACGAGGAGGATGCATTGTTCGAATTCCGCGGGAATCGCCCGGATCAACTGACAGTCGGTCGTTACTATCGCGGCAAAGTGGACGGATTCGCCGAGTTCGGCGTCTTCGTCGATATCGGTGACAGCGTGACCGGTCTCCTCCACCGCAGTGAGCTGGATCGACGGCTCGACTCCCTGGATTGGGAGCCCGGCGACGACGTCTACGTCCAGGTCACCAACGTTCGGGACAACGGCAACGTCGACCTCGGCTGGTCGATCCGACAGGCCGAACGGGAGTTCCGCGGTCATCTCGTCGACGATCCCGACATCGGGCACGCCGTCCTGCTCGAAGAAACAGACGACGGCGAGGAGGCCTCGGCTGAGGGAAATGAAGACGACGGTGGGTCGACCACACAGACGGCCGACGGCGGCGCCACACAGGTCGAAGCGTCCGCTGGCGGTGTAAGCCCCGCCGGGGACGCCGATCGCGTCGCAGGTGCCGGCGGCAGCGTCGGCGAGACGAGCGACGACGACGCGACCGATACCGTCGACGACACGGCGGACGACCGACCGAGCGCGGAAGGTGGGCAAGACGACGAGAGTTCGAACGCCGACGACGATACAGCGGACGAGCCTCCCACAGAGGAAGAGCAGACGGCCGAAGACGACGAGTCCGCCGTCGAGTACGAGGACGCGACCGTCGGCGAGCTATCCGACCGTGTCGGCGACGACATCCGACTCGAAGGGACAGTCGTCGGGATCCGACAGACCTCTGGTCCGACCGTCTTCGAACTGCAGGACTCGACCGGGACCGTCGACTGTGCGGCCTTCGTCGAAGCCGGCGTCCGCGCCTACCCCGAGGTCGAAGAGGGCGACGTGGTCCGACTGGAAGGCGACGTCCGCGAGCGACGCGGTGAACTCCAGGTCGAGACCGAGACGCTGACCGTCCTCGAAGGCGAGGAGCGAGAAGCGGTCGAACAGCGACTGGCCGACGCGCTCGACGACGAGGCACGGCCGGACGCCGTCGAATCCCTGGCCGAAGACGCCGCGATCGCGGCGCTGTCGGGCGAACTCGTCGAGGCCGCGACACAGATCCGCAAGGCGGTCCTCACCGACCGGCCGGTCATCGTCCGTCACGCCAACACGGCCGACGGCTACCTGGCCGGGAGCGCGCTCGAACGCGCGACGCTCCCGCTGGTCCGGGAGCAACACCGCCGTGACGACGCCCAGTACCACTACTTCGACCGCCGGCCCCTGGAGGGCGGCGTCTACGACATGGACGACGCCACCAAGGACACGACGACGATGCTGGACAACCGGGAACGCCACGGCGAGGACCTCCCGTTGTTCGTCTTCGTCGCCGCCGGTGGCACCCGTGAGAGCCTGGACGGGTTCGACCTGCTCGACGTCTATGGCGCACCCAGCATCGTCATCGACGATGTCGATGTCGACGAGACGGTCACCGAAGCCGTCGATGCCGTCGTCGCACCGTCCGTCGTCGACGCCCCCGAGACGACCGCGACCGCGCTGGCTGCCAACGTCGCGGCTCACGTCAACGACGACGTTCGGGCGGACCTGATGCATCTCCCCGCAGTGAGCTTCTGGGAAGGTGCGCCGACTGCCTATCTCGACGCCGCGACCGACGCCGGCTACGACGCCGAGGCGGTCACGCAGCTCCGCGAAGCCGTCGCGCTGGAGGCCCACTACCAGTCCTACGAGGACAAGCGCGAACTGATCACCGACCTCGTGTTCGGCGACGACGAGGACGACGTGGGCGGGCTGGCCGGTCACATCGCCGAGCAGTTCCGCGAGAAGGTCGACGAAGAGGTCTCGACCGCCCGAGTCAACCTCGAACACCGGACCGTCAACGGGGCCGACATCGCGGTGCTCGACACCGACGCCTACGTCCACCAGTACGAGTTCCCGCCCGAGACGCTCCTGCTTGACGAACTCCACCGGGAGATGAGCGAGGACACCGACGCGATCGTCGGGATCGCGACCGATACGCTGTACGTGCGAACCAACGCCGACGTCGACATCCACGACCTGTCGACCGAGATCGGCGAGTGGGTTCCCGAGGGCGGTGTCGCCACCCGGAGCGTCCGCGAGGGATCGATCCGGTTCCTGGCAGGTGCCCGGGACTCGGTGCTCGACGCGACGCTGGATCGACTGACCGACCGGCTTTAG
- a CDS encoding cupin domain-containing protein, whose protein sequence is MSDGPVNAADLEWTDYDHGDRQFKRKRLGAAAGGANLGTSLYEIPAGKRTWPPHSHYGNEEAIFVLDGTGTLFLGIDGESHPLEPGDYVALPTGEEHTHEVEAGDDGLRLLVVSEMNDPDITYMPGRGAVHLFAGAPPGGDADERDLSTMLDLDATLDYWEE, encoded by the coding sequence ATGAGCGACGGCCCCGTCAACGCCGCCGATCTGGAGTGGACCGACTACGACCACGGCGACCGGCAGTTCAAACGCAAACGGCTGGGCGCCGCCGCTGGGGGAGCGAACCTCGGGACCAGTCTCTACGAGATTCCCGCCGGCAAACGGACCTGGCCGCCACACAGCCATTACGGCAACGAAGAAGCGATCTTCGTCCTCGACGGCACCGGGACGCTGTTCCTGGGTATCGACGGCGAGTCCCACCCGCTCGAACCGGGCGATTACGTCGCCCTGCCGACCGGCGAGGAACACACCCACGAGGTCGAGGCAGGCGACGACGGCCTGCGCCTGCTCGTCGTCTCCGAGATGAACGATCCCGACATCACGTACATGCCAGGCCGGGGGGCGGTCCACCTCTTTGCCGGGGCGCCCCCGGGCGGCGATGCCGACGAGCGCGACCTCTCGACGATGCTCGATCTGGACGCGACACTGGACTACTGGGAGGAGTAA
- a CDS encoding tRNA uridine(34) 5-carboxymethylaminomethyl modification radical SAM/GNAT enzyme Elp3 — translation MSTESDDPRETEAFQQVCAELVDRILAGEVERDDVESAKIDVCREYSAPKVPQNSELLDYAPQEHRDVLEEVLQRKPVRTASGVSPIAIMTSPHRCPHGKCLYCPGGPDSEFSSAQSYTGHEPAAARGEQNDYDPYGQVTLRLNQLREIGHPVDKAELIIMGGTMTARSHDYQEWFVKRALEAMNDFDPEADPNPKEGESFAQDPEEYEFSYLEDVIAENETADVRNVATTFETKPDWCDPEQIDRMLRLGGTKVEVGVQTTFERINREMHRGHGVQASIDANRRLRDSAFKVGFHMMPGQPGMSKEMCLEDFRRIFEESQWRPDYLKIYPTLVVPGTVTYDWWKQNDFDPLDNQEAAELVAEIKDMIPRYTRLQRVQRDIPADFIEGGVWKSNLRQLAWNEMEDHDWSCDCIRCREAGHKEETAENVELDVMTYEACGGTEQFISFEDFERDVLVGFCRLRFPNDPVRRELEDAALVRELHVYGNAVGVGQEGDDGDHQHKGYGRRLLRRAEELARDAGYSKLAVISGIGVREYYRNKLDYQQDGPYVSKRLD, via the coding sequence GTGAGTACCGAGAGCGACGACCCCCGCGAGACGGAAGCTTTCCAGCAGGTGTGTGCGGAGTTGGTCGACCGCATCCTCGCCGGCGAGGTCGAACGCGACGACGTCGAGTCCGCGAAGATCGACGTCTGTCGCGAGTACTCGGCGCCGAAGGTCCCGCAGAACTCGGAACTCCTCGATTACGCACCACAGGAACACCGCGATGTGTTAGAGGAAGTCCTCCAGCGAAAGCCAGTCCGGACCGCTTCTGGCGTTTCCCCCATCGCGATCATGACTTCCCCGCACCGGTGTCCACACGGGAAGTGTCTCTACTGTCCCGGCGGGCCGGACTCGGAGTTCTCCTCGGCACAGTCCTACACCGGCCACGAACCGGCCGCCGCTCGGGGCGAGCAAAACGACTACGACCCGTACGGCCAGGTGACGCTGCGCCTGAACCAACTCCGGGAGATCGGCCACCCTGTCGACAAGGCCGAACTCATCATCATGGGCGGGACGATGACCGCCCGCAGTCACGATTACCAGGAGTGGTTCGTCAAGCGGGCCTTAGAGGCGATGAACGACTTCGATCCCGAGGCAGATCCGAACCCGAAAGAGGGCGAGAGCTTCGCACAGGACCCCGAGGAGTACGAGTTCTCGTATCTGGAGGACGTTATCGCGGAGAACGAGACCGCCGACGTCCGGAACGTCGCGACCACCTTCGAGACGAAACCCGACTGGTGTGACCCCGAACAGATCGATCGGATGCTCCGCCTCGGCGGGACGAAAGTCGAAGTCGGCGTCCAGACGACTTTCGAGCGGATCAACCGGGAGATGCACCGTGGTCACGGGGTCCAGGCGTCGATCGACGCCAACCGCCGGCTGCGGGACTCGGCGTTCAAGGTCGGCTTTCACATGATGCCCGGCCAACCGGGGATGTCCAAGGAGATGTGCTTAGAGGACTTCCGCCGGATCTTCGAGGAGTCCCAGTGGCGCCCCGACTACCTCAAGATCTACCCGACGCTGGTCGTCCCCGGCACCGTGACCTACGACTGGTGGAAGCAGAACGACTTCGACCCGCTGGACAACCAGGAGGCCGCCGAACTGGTCGCTGAGATCAAGGACATGATCCCCCGATACACGCGCCTCCAGCGCGTCCAGCGTGACATCCCGGCCGACTTCATCGAGGGCGGCGTCTGGAAGTCCAACCTCCGGCAACTGGCCTGGAACGAGATGGAGGACCACGACTGGAGCTGTGACTGTATCCGCTGTCGGGAGGCCGGTCACAAGGAGGAGACCGCCGAGAACGTCGAACTGGACGTGATGACCTACGAGGCCTGTGGCGGGACGGAGCAGTTCATCTCCTTCGAGGACTTCGAACGGGACGTCCTGGTCGGGTTCTGCCGGCTCCGGTTCCCGAACGACCCCGTCCGACGGGAACTGGAAGACGCCGCGCTCGTCCGGGAACTCCACGTCTACGGCAACGCCGTCGGCGTCGGCCAGGAGGGCGACGACGGGGACCACCAGCACAAGGGGTACGGCCGTCGGCTCCTCCGGAGAGCCGAAGAACTGGCCCGTGACGCCGGCTACTCGAAGCTCGCCGTCATCTCGGGGATCGGCGTCCGCGAGTACTACCGGAACAAGCTGGACTACCAACAGGACGGTCCCTACGTCTCGAAGCGCCTGGACTAG
- a CDS encoding MBL fold metallo-hydrolase produces MVRRLRDGVWLLELGLVPPLASNAYLVDGRKLGGSDDAITLVDTGLWWNEPTIVDELGGLRVRPGDLDRVLVTHYDLDHVGGLNRLVPEFDGPVGVGSDDLALLEGRTDPPVFHHKGLFHRLSRRLFPLPDLDVEPLADGDTVGGFRVYHTPGHNPGHVVYYHEAASTAFLGDLVWGEDGGLTTPFWGDSYDMDELRDSVVALAATLPAFDIAAMGHGDPITADGSDALKRLAASL; encoded by the coding sequence ATGGTTCGTCGACTCCGGGACGGCGTCTGGCTACTGGAACTCGGGCTCGTGCCGCCGTTGGCGTCGAACGCCTACCTCGTCGACGGCCGCAAGCTCGGCGGGTCCGACGACGCGATCACGCTCGTCGACACGGGGCTGTGGTGGAACGAGCCGACCATCGTCGACGAACTCGGCGGGCTAAGGGTTCGGCCGGGCGATCTCGACCGCGTGCTGGTGACCCACTACGACCTCGACCACGTGGGCGGGCTCAACCGCCTCGTCCCCGAGTTCGACGGCCCGGTCGGCGTCGGAAGCGACGACCTGGCGCTGCTTGAGGGGCGAACCGATCCCCCCGTTTTCCACCACAAGGGACTGTTCCACCGTCTGAGCCGTCGGCTGTTCCCGCTTCCCGATCTGGACGTCGAACCGCTCGCCGATGGTGACACCGTCGGCGGGTTCCGCGTCTATCACACGCCGGGACACAACCCCGGACACGTCGTCTACTACCACGAAGCTGCGTCGACGGCCTTCCTCGGGGATCTCGTCTGGGGCGAGGACGGCGGGTTGACGACACCCTTTTGGGGGGACTCCTACGACATGGACGAGTTACGGGACAGCGTCGTGGCGTTGGCCGCCACACTCCCGGCGTTCGATATCGCGGCGATGGGCCACGGCGACCCGATCACCGCTGACGGCAGCGACGCACTCAAACGGTTGGCGGCGTCGCTCTGA
- a CDS encoding NAD(P)/FAD-dependent oxidoreductase, with protein sequence MATTLAVVGAGAAGAAATYALRDTPVEVTVFEKSRGVCGRAATRRKEDCTYEYGANYLKADDERVTELVTERLPTEGLIDVEEPVYAFERTGGIDEGRDADDHKWTYESGITQLAKRLFGATEATVHNGVRVETLRRLDDGWSLVDAEGTALGKFDAVLLTPPAPQTADLLGQATWEHDDRRALRRAIASVPYRTVVAGVLHYPFEVDRPWYGAVNTDKDHDIGWIAREECKPGHVPDGESLLLVQMNEPWSVANYDERPERMLSEIAERTAHLLDDERLTDPDWTDYQHWRYSQPEEQVDTEALSIAEGHDLYFAGDWVADEARLHTAVRSGLETGDRIGDSI encoded by the coding sequence ATGGCGACGACGCTGGCTGTGGTCGGTGCCGGGGCGGCCGGCGCAGCGGCCACCTACGCACTCCGTGACACTCCGGTTGAGGTCACCGTCTTCGAGAAGAGCCGCGGCGTCTGTGGCCGAGCGGCCACCCGCCGGAAGGAGGACTGCACTTACGAGTACGGCGCCAACTACCTGAAGGCCGACGACGAGCGCGTCACCGAACTGGTCACCGAACGGCTCCCGACTGAGGGGCTGATCGACGTCGAGGAGCCGGTCTACGCCTTCGAGCGGACCGGCGGTATCGACGAAGGCCGGGACGCCGACGACCACAAGTGGACCTACGAGTCGGGGATCACCCAACTGGCGAAACGGCTGTTCGGGGCGACAGAGGCGACCGTCCACAACGGCGTTCGCGTCGAGACGCTACGCCGACTCGACGACGGCTGGTCGCTCGTCGACGCCGAGGGGACGGCGCTCGGGAAGTTCGACGCCGTCTTGCTCACGCCGCCGGCGCCACAGACGGCCGATCTCCTCGGGCAGGCCACCTGGGAACACGACGACCGGCGCGCGCTCAGACGGGCGATCGCGTCGGTCCCCTACCGGACGGTCGTGGCCGGCGTCTTGCACTACCCCTTCGAGGTAGACCGCCCGTGGTACGGCGCGGTCAACACCGACAAGGACCACGACATCGGCTGGATCGCACGCGAGGAGTGCAAGCCCGGCCACGTCCCGGACGGCGAATCGCTCCTCCTGGTCCAGATGAACGAACCGTGGTCGGTCGCGAACTACGACGAACGACCCGAGCGGATGCTCTCGGAGATCGCCGAGCGGACCGCTCACTTACTCGACGACGAGCGGCTGACGGACCCTGACTGGACGGACTACCAGCACTGGCGCTACTCCCAGCCCGAGGAGCAGGTCGATACCGAGGCACTCTCGATCGCTGAGGGCCACGACCTCTACTTCGCCGGCGACTGGGTCGCCGACGAGGCGCGGCTCCACACCGCAGTCCGGAGCGGACTGGAGACCGGGGACCGTATCGGCGACTCCATCTGA
- the rqcH gene encoding ribosome rescue protein RqcH: MDTKREMTSVDLAALSGELADYAGAKLDKAYLYTDDDLVRLKLRDFDRGRVEFIIEFGDVMRAHVAAAEHVPDAPGRPPDFAMMLRNRLSGADLVRIEQFEFDRILELEFDREDGSTTVIAELFGDGNVVVLDEHGDVVDCLETVRLKSRTVAPGAPYEFPSARFNPLTVDYDRFVARIESSDADLVRTLATQLNFGGLYGEELCTRADIDYNVQVEELTEDQFRRLYDIVDDLATRLREGDLDPRVYYEGEGDDRQPVDATPVPLEEYEELYSESFGEFNAALDDYFFNVQREDEVEGGETQRPDFEAEINKYEHIIRQQQEAIEDFEADAEAEREKAELLYARYDLIDEVISTVQAAREDDVAWDEIEATFAEGADRGIEAAESVVGVDGSEGTVTLEIDGTRVTVDASMGVEKNADRLYTEAKRIEEKKEGALAAIEDTREDLAEVEDRRDAWEADDTDETVEDEDDDEPTDWLAEPSIPIRNTEQWYEQFRWFHTSDGYLVIGGRDADDNEELVKKYLERGDKFFHAQAHGGPVTVLKATGPSEPAKEVEFPESSLEQAAQFAVSYSSVWKDGKYAGDVYMVDPDQVSKTPESGEYLEKGGFAIRGDRTYFEDTEVGVAVGITCEDVTQVIGGPPAAIAPQTASSITVEPGQYAQNDIAKRLYREFKSRFTDETFVRKVASPDRIQEFLPPGGSRMVDE; encoded by the coding sequence ATGGACACGAAACGGGAGATGACCAGCGTCGACCTGGCGGCGCTGTCGGGCGAGCTCGCCGATTACGCCGGCGCGAAACTCGACAAGGCCTATCTCTACACCGACGACGACCTGGTCAGACTGAAACTGCGTGACTTCGACCGCGGACGGGTCGAGTTTATCATCGAGTTCGGGGACGTGATGCGGGCCCACGTCGCCGCGGCCGAACACGTCCCGGACGCCCCCGGACGACCGCCGGACTTCGCGATGATGCTCCGGAACCGGCTCTCGGGAGCCGACCTCGTCCGCATCGAGCAGTTCGAGTTCGACCGTATCCTCGAACTGGAGTTCGACCGGGAGGACGGCTCGACGACCGTCATCGCGGAGCTGTTCGGCGACGGCAACGTCGTGGTGCTGGACGAACACGGCGACGTCGTCGACTGTCTGGAGACCGTCCGCCTGAAGTCCCGGACCGTCGCACCGGGGGCACCCTACGAGTTCCCCTCGGCACGGTTCAATCCCCTGACAGTCGACTACGACCGGTTCGTCGCGCGTATCGAGTCCTCGGACGCGGACCTCGTGCGGACGCTGGCGACCCAGCTCAACTTCGGTGGCCTCTACGGCGAGGAACTGTGTACGCGGGCCGACATCGACTACAACGTCCAGGTGGAGGAACTCACCGAGGACCAGTTCCGGCGGCTCTACGACATCGTCGACGACCTGGCGACCCGCCTTCGAGAAGGCGATCTCGACCCCCGGGTCTACTACGAGGGTGAGGGAGACGACCGACAGCCGGTCGACGCGACCCCAGTGCCGCTGGAGGAGTACGAGGAACTGTACAGCGAGTCATTCGGGGAGTTCAACGCGGCGCTGGACGACTACTTCTTCAACGTCCAGCGGGAGGACGAAGTCGAGGGCGGCGAGACGCAGCGACCGGACTTCGAGGCCGAGATCAACAAGTACGAACACATCATCAGACAGCAACAGGAGGCCATCGAGGACTTCGAGGCCGACGCCGAAGCCGAACGGGAGAAGGCCGAACTGCTCTACGCTCGGTACGACCTGATCGACGAGGTCATCTCGACGGTCCAGGCCGCACGGGAAGACGACGTGGCCTGGGACGAGATCGAGGCGACGTTCGCGGAGGGTGCAGACAGGGGGATCGAAGCCGCCGAGTCGGTCGTCGGTGTCGACGGCAGCGAGGGGACGGTCACGCTGGAGATCGACGGCACCCGCGTCACCGTCGACGCTTCGATGGGCGTCGAGAAGAACGCCGATCGACTGTACACCGAGGCCAAACGCATCGAGGAGAAGAAAGAGGGCGCGCTCGCGGCTATCGAGGACACGCGCGAGGACCTGGCCGAAGTCGAGGACCGCCGCGACGCCTGGGAGGCCGACGATACCGACGAGACAGTCGAGGACGAGGACGACGACGAACCGACCGACTGGCTCGCCGAGCCGTCGATCCCGATCCGGAACACCGAACAGTGGTACGAGCAGTTCCGGTGGTTCCACACGTCGGACGGCTACCTCGTCATCGGCGGCCGGGACGCCGACGACAACGAGGAACTGGTGAAGAAGTACCTCGAACGCGGTGACAAGTTCTTCCACGCACAGGCCCACGGCGGGCCGGTGACGGTCCTGAAGGCGACCGGTCCCAGCGAGCCGGCAAAGGAGGTCGAGTTCCCGGAGTCGTCGCTGGAGCAGGCCGCGCAGTTCGCGGTCTCCTACTCCTCGGTCTGGAAGGACGGCAAATACGCCGGCGACGTCTACATGGTCGACCCCGATCAGGTGTCGAAGACGCCCGAAAGCGGCGAATACTTGGAGAAGGGTGGGTTCGCGATTCGTGGGGATCGGACCTACTTCGAGGACACCGAGGTCGGCGTCGCCGTCGGTATCACCTGCGAGGACGTGACGCAGGTGATCGGTGGACCGCCGGCGGCGATCGCACCCCAGACCGCGAGTAGCATCACCGTCGAACCGGGCCAGTACGCCCAAAACGACATCGCCAAGCGACTCTACCGTGAGTTCAAGTCCCGCTTCACCGACGAGACGTTCGTCCGGAAGGTCGCCAGCCCGGACCGGATCCAGGAGTTCCTGCCACCGGGCGGGAGCCGAATGGTCGACGAGTGA